The Zingiber officinale cultivar Zhangliang chromosome 9A, Zo_v1.1, whole genome shotgun sequence genome window below encodes:
- the LOC122018943 gene encoding blue copper protein-like — MAIALCVILFFSGTVLSVTATDYTVGDSSGWANGVDYLTWTSGKTFTVGDTLVFNYGSGMHTVDRVSSSDYSACSSGNALSTDNSGQTTVPLSSAGDYYFICGVAGHCANGMKLTVAVASPSSTTTSPPTGTTTTPTPTINTPTGTTPYSAAGRLSPASLSLLMVGLMLAVKLVVAV; from the exons atgGCCATAGCGCTTTGTGTTATCCTCTTCTTCTCTGGCACGGTCTTGTCGGTGACCGCCACTGACTACACTGTTGGCGACTCATCAGGGTGGGCAAACGGTGTCGACTATTTGACATGGACCAGCGGCAAGACCTTCACCGTCGGTGACACCCTCG TGTTCAATTACGGCAGTGGGATGCACACGGTGGACCGAGTGAGCTCCAGCGACTACAGCGCTTGCTCCTCCGGCAACGCCCTCAGCACCGACAACAGCGGGCAGACGACGGTCCCTCTCTCCAGCGCCGGCGACTACTACTTCATCTGCGGAGTCGCAGGCCACTGCGCCAACGGCATGAAGCTCACCGTTGCCGTTGCATCACCCAGCTCTACGACCACCTCCCCTCCCACTGGGACCACTACTACTCCTACTCCCACCATCAACACGCCCACCGGCACAACACCTTACTCAGCTGCCGGCAGGCTATCTCCGGCGTCCCTGTCGTTGCTCATGGTTGGTCTGATGCTAGCAGTTAAACTAGTGGTGGCCGTCTAA